A genomic region of Branchiostoma lanceolatum isolate klBraLanc5 chromosome 4, klBraLanc5.hap2, whole genome shotgun sequence contains the following coding sequences:
- the LOC136432113 gene encoding uncharacterized protein: MSLPMETPAAADPEPSPAGNTASERLMRLKSRREAFLKLQNRARRLPAMERPREAVCSSTHRRKEEPLSSKGKYRANWILESDSSSDEETTCSSDDEGEDNRAAEEETDRDCATEEAETDRDCATEEAETDRDRATEEAETDRDRATEEAETDRDRATEEAETDRDRATEEAETGRDRATEEAETDRDRATEEAETDRDRATEEAETDRDRATEEAETDRDRATEEAETDRDCANEETDRTQNEATLDEEAASCDSKGKKRGSRRKVKWWRKVKRFFCCYVRPYVMEDELHKSVSVKRRGSLKYFYFEDFDAVYYFDDASHELY, translated from the exons ATGTCTCTGCCAATGGAAACACCAGCAGCAGCCGACCCAGAACCATCTCCAGCCGGTAACACTGCTTCAGAGAGACTCATGAGACTAAAAAGCCGGCGTGAGGCCTTTCTGAAGCTTCAGAACCGAGCAAGGCGGCTGCCTGCTATGGAGAGACCTAGGGAAGCCGTCTGTAGTTCTACTCATCGCAGGAAGGAGGAGCCACTGAGCAGCAAAGGTAAGTATCGCGCCAACTGGATTCTGGAGTCTGACAGCAGCAGCGACGAGGAGACTACATGTAGCAGTGACGACGAGGGAGAGGACAACCGCGCTGCCGAGGAAGAGACCGACCGCGACTGCGCCACCGAGGAAGCAGAGACCGACCGCGACTGCGCCACCGAGGAAGCAGAGACCGACCGCGACCGCGCCACCGAGGAAGCAGAGACCGACCGCGACCGCGCCACCGAGGAAGCAGAGACCGACCGCGACCGTGCCACCGAGGAAGCAGAGACCGACCGCGACCGCGCCACCGAGGAAGCAGAGACCGGCCGCGACCGCGCCACCGAGGAAGCAGAGACCGACCGCGACCGCGCCACCGAGGAAGCAGAGACCGACCGCGACCGCGCCACCGAGGAAGCAGAGACCGACCGCGACCGCGCCACCGAGGAAGCAGAGACCGACCGCGACCGCGCCACCGAGGAAGCAGAGACCGACCGCGACTGTGCCAACGAGGAGACCGACCGCACCCAGAATGAGGCAACCCTTGACGAGGAGGCGGCAAGTTGTGACAGCAAAG GGAAGAAGAGAGGTTCCAGGAGAAAGGTGAAGTGGTGGAGGAAGGTTAAGAGGTTCTTCTGCTGCTACGTGAGGCCATACGTCATGGAAGACGAGCTGCATAAGAGTGTCAGTGTG aAACGACGAGGCAGTTTGAAATACTTCTACTTTGAAGACTTTGATGCTGTCTACTATTTTGATGATGCATCACATGAACTGTATTAG
- the LOC136432750 gene encoding uncharacterized protein, producing MPGEVQLPCVVVVMLIFVTEGSCSTAAWVHVETTPSLVPAVPGGTVTLSCTYTASHPDSSGVTITWWREPTVPSDTRQIVYEARRPGDPGGRGYDQWDGRTSMAGQASLRIERVRTEDAGTYECEIRNFQHGAGRGYVTLNVIVPANPPRIHGNTPSPAGSTLTLTCTSTGGHPAPGITWAKAGQPVGKTPVSTTDSQVSSTLNLRLSKEDNQARVTCTAAQDGRPPLAHSVVLNVTYPPEGTITIAPSWVTVGQAVYLDCQVDSNPPLAGGVRWGRVGRPLPADGEVNEHGTYYIPQARAEHGGRYMCSTKDGVILASKQLVIHGPFATPPPPTTSPTSTARNGDIVIRTPTHVRTTRTGERVSPGAWTTVNREEPSMDDTVVADRDPDASLKPLKIATITLASVGGVALCLVLMVGLRDRCKRKVPRPVPRDKETRIVNRAGPNLQLTPDQGTQEEHPMMRSDSGVYEQDQELVPLGFAVSSRTCPWLTEDHPLVQQLQGVLMDPERLELGRVLDEGNFGLVRKAGLRSEDGRMSTVAVKTLQATSHARAPEVACFLQEGITMKGFDHKNVLGLIGVCVPQDGYPVVVLPFMQHGSLLSYLRNDENDVSMKQATTFCLDVARGMEYLSKLKFVHRDLAARNCMISVNLDVKVGDFGLSRHLHTKQYYRLGDQDDRELPIRWMAPESFRRRTYTTKTDVWSFGVLMWEVMTRGLQPYQQLNNTEVAGFVCSGHRLDCPEYCTERLHGLMLHCWAADPDDRPAFPEITAELERTLLASTGHQYASLQRCYVNFNDIV from the exons ATGCCTGGGGAGGTCCAACTTCCGTGTGTTGTTGTCGTCATGCTAATCTTCGTAACAG AAGGTTCATGCTCAACGGCGGCGTGGGTCCATGTGGAGACGACGCCCTCCCTTGTGCCCGCCGTGCCGGGAGGGACGGTAACTCTCTCCTGTACCTACACCGCGAGTCACCCCGACTCCAGCGGGGTCACCATCACCTGGTGGCGGGAACCCACCGTGCCGTCCGACACACGACAGATCGTGTACGAGGCCCGGCGTCCTGGGGACCCAGGCGGCCGGGGGTACGACCAGTGGGATGGGCGCACGTCTATGGCCGGTCAGGCGTCGTTACGGATAGAGAGAGTCCGTACGGAGGACGCCGGGACGTACGAATGTGAGATTAGGAACTTCCAGCACGGAGCTGGCCGTGGCTACGTCACCCTTAACGTTATCG TTCCCGCCAACCCACCGCGTATCCATGGCAACACGCCGTCACCTGCCGGCTCCACCCTCACCCTCACCTGCACGTCTACAGGTGGACACCCTGCACCTGGAATCACCTGGGCAAAAGCCGGACAACCCGTAGGGAAAACACCTGTGTCTACTACCGACTCACAGGTGTCATCCACGCTCAACCTGCGACTGTCCAAAGAGGACAACCAGGCCCGGGTGACGTGTACGGCGGCACAGGATGGCAGACCACCTCTTGCTCACTCCGTTGTCTTGAATGTTACCT atcCACCAGAAGGAACTATAACGATTGCTCCTTCTTGGGTGACGGTCGGTCAGGCTGTATATCTAGACTGCCAGGTGGACAGCAACCCTCCGCTGGCGGGCGGTGTGCGGTGGGGCCGGGTGGGCAGGCCTCTCCCAGCCGACGGTGAAGTGAACGAGCACGGTACGTACTACATCCCGCAGGCCCGGGCAGAGCACGGCGGACGGTACATGTGCAGCACAAAGGACGGAGTCATCTTGGCATCAAAACAACTCGTCATCCACG GTCCATTTGCTACGCCGCCGCCGCCGACTACGTCACCGACATCCACTGCCAGAAACGGCGATATCGTCATCAGGACCCCAACTCACGTCAGAACCACACGCACGGGCGAGAGAGTGTCCCCAGGGGCTTGGACAACGGTTAACCGGGAAGAGCCAAGCATGG ATGACACCGTAGTTGCCGACCGTGACCCAGACGCCAGTCTGAAGCCGCTGAAGATCGCGACCATCACGCTAGCGTCTGTCGGCGGAGTGGCTCTGTGTCTGGTCCTGATGGTCGGGCTCAGAGACAGGTGCAAGCGGAAGGTGCCCAGACCCGTGCCGCGTGATAAGGAGACACGGATCGTGAACCGTGCCGGCCCTAATCTACAGCTAACGCCAGACCAAGGTACGCAAGAAGAACATCCGATGATGAGGTCTGACTCCGGCGTTTATGAGCAGGACCAAGAGCTTG TTCCGCTAGGTTTCGCAGTGTCGTCCAGGACGTGTCCGTGGCTGACAGAAGACCATCCGCTCGTCCAACAGCTACAAGGTGTGCTGATGGACCCAGAGCGTCTAGAGCTCGGCAGAGTGCTGGACGAGG GGAACTTTGGTCTCGTCCGTAAAGCAGGCCTGAGGTCGGAAGACGGGAGGATGTCAACAGTCGCTGTCAAGACACTACAAG CAACCTCCCACGCCAGAGCTCCAGAAGTGGCGTGTTTCCTACAGGAGGGCATCACGATGAAGGGGTTCGACCATAAGAACGTGCTGGGGCTGATCGGCGTGTGTGTTCCCCAGGACGGCTACCCTGTGGTCGTCCTCCCCTTCATGCAACACGGCAGCCTGCTGTCGTATCTAAGGAACGACGAAAAT GACGTGTCTATGAAACAGGCCACCACGTTCTGTCTGGACGTTGCGAGAGGGATGGAGTACCTGTCTAAGCTGAAGTTTGTACACCGAGACCTGGCCGCTCGCAATTGCAT GATTAGCGTTAATCTCGATGTGAAGGTCGGAGACTTCGGCCTGTCCCGTCACCTTCACACGAAGCAGTACTACCGCCTGGGGGACCAGGACGACCGGGAGCTGCCCATTAGGTGGATGGCACCGGAGAGCTTCCGCCGACGGACCTACACCACCAAGACAGACgtg TGGTCGTTCGGCGTACTGATGTGGGAGGTGATGACCCGGGGTCTGCAGCCGTACCAGCAGCTCAACAACACTGAGGTGGCCGGCTTCGTCTGCTCAGGGCACCGCCTGGACTGTCCCGAGTACTGCACGGAGAGGCT